The proteins below come from a single Dermatophilaceae bacterium Soc4.6 genomic window:
- a CDS encoding ABC transporter ATP-binding protein, which translates to MSVRSQPLTDHSGIEAGREQGTWQTLKRGVELSPELRRGIGVTLALAMLSTLGRVLIPFVVQRTTDDGILGTGGPDPAVVLRYVLLAVLGVAVTAVSSYFVNVRLFTASENGLSSLRIRAFRHIHDLSMLTQNTERRGSLVSRVTSDVDTISAFVQFGGLMLMVNLAQLTLATVLMLFYSPLLTLVVWVCYIPLFIIIRTFQGVVGRAYTRVRERVGDMLGGISEAVVGASTIRAYAVEDRTAQRIDTAIEDHRRAAIGAQARAVVAFTSGQLVSGLTTAVVIVVGTLIAVRGDLSLGELLAFLFLVNLFTTPVQQATEILNEMQNAVAGWRRVIGIIDTRADVADPGADGVDLPRGPITAAFDGVSFAYPGGGTVLHDVSLQIEPRSRVAIVGETGSGKSTFAKLLTRLMDPSSGRVLIDGVDLRQVRFGSLRARVVLVPQEGFLFDASLLDNIVFGTPGASRDDVLLTLTELGLDGWLESLSEGLDTEVGQRGESLSAGERQLVALARAYLADPDLLVLDEATSAVDPSTEVRIQRALDSLTRGRTSIAIAHRLSTAQAADEVIVVDAGRIVERGHHSELVDRQGVYTGLHASWVAQQG; encoded by the coding sequence GTGAGCGTCCGCAGCCAACCGCTGACCGACCACTCCGGCATCGAGGCCGGGCGCGAGCAGGGCACCTGGCAGACCCTCAAGCGGGGGGTCGAGCTGTCACCCGAGCTGCGTCGCGGTATCGGGGTGACCCTGGCCCTGGCGATGCTGTCGACCCTCGGACGGGTGCTGATCCCCTTCGTGGTGCAGCGCACCACCGACGACGGCATCCTGGGCACCGGTGGGCCCGACCCGGCGGTCGTCCTGCGGTACGTGCTGCTCGCGGTGCTCGGCGTGGCGGTCACGGCCGTCAGCTCCTACTTCGTCAACGTGCGGCTCTTCACCGCCTCGGAGAACGGTCTGTCGTCGCTGCGGATCCGAGCCTTCCGCCACATCCACGACCTGTCGATGCTCACCCAGAACACCGAGCGCCGGGGGTCCCTGGTCTCGCGGGTCACCTCCGACGTCGACACCATCTCGGCCTTCGTCCAGTTCGGCGGCCTGATGCTCATGGTCAACCTCGCGCAGCTCACGCTCGCGACGGTGCTCATGCTCTTCTACAGCCCGCTGCTCACCCTCGTGGTCTGGGTCTGCTACATCCCGCTCTTCATCATCATCCGCACCTTCCAGGGCGTCGTGGGCCGGGCCTACACCCGGGTGCGGGAGCGGGTCGGCGACATGCTCGGGGGCATCTCCGAGGCGGTCGTCGGGGCGTCGACGATCCGGGCCTACGCGGTCGAGGACCGCACCGCCCAGCGCATCGACACCGCGATCGAGGACCATCGGCGGGCGGCCATCGGGGCGCAGGCCCGCGCGGTCGTCGCCTTCACGTCGGGGCAGCTCGTCTCGGGTCTGACGACCGCCGTGGTGATCGTCGTCGGCACGCTCATCGCCGTCCGCGGCGACCTCTCCCTCGGCGAGCTGCTCGCGTTCCTCTTCCTGGTCAACCTCTTCACCACCCCGGTGCAGCAGGCCACCGAGATCCTCAACGAGATGCAGAACGCCGTGGCCGGCTGGCGTCGGGTCATCGGCATCATCGACACCCGCGCCGACGTGGCCGACCCGGGCGCCGACGGGGTGGACCTGCCTCGCGGACCGATCACCGCAGCCTTCGACGGAGTGTCCTTCGCCTACCCGGGCGGGGGCACCGTCCTGCACGACGTCTCGCTGCAGATCGAGCCGCGCTCGCGGGTGGCCATCGTCGGCGAGACCGGCTCCGGCAAGTCGACCTTCGCCAAGCTGCTCACCCGGCTCATGGACCCGAGCAGCGGCCGGGTGCTGATCGACGGGGTCGACCTCCGGCAGGTGCGCTTCGGGTCGCTGCGGGCCCGGGTCGTGCTCGTCCCGCAGGAGGGCTTCCTCTTCGACGCGAGCCTCCTCGACAACATCGTCTTCGGCACGCCCGGGGCGAGCCGCGACGACGTGCTGCTCACGCTGACCGAGCTCGGGCTCGACGGCTGGCTCGAGTCGCTGTCGGAGGGGCTCGACACCGAGGTCGGGCAGCGCGGGGAGTCGCTCTCTGCGGGGGAGCGTCAGCTGGTGGCGCTCGCCCGGGCCTATCTCGCCGACCCCGACCTGCTGGTGCTCGACGAGGCGACCTCGGCCGTGGACCCCAGCACGGAGGTCCGCATCCAGCGGGCCCTCGACAGCCTGACCAGGGGGCGCACCTCGATCGCGATCGCCCACCGCCTCTCCACGGCCCAGGCTGCCGACGAGGTGATCGTCGTCGACGCCGGCCGCATCGTCGAGCGCGGGCACCACAGCGAGCTGGTCGACCGGCAGGGCGTCTACACCGGCCTGCACGCCAGCTGGGTCGCCCAGCAGGGCTGA
- a CDS encoding helix-turn-helix transcriptional regulator gives MILLRRELGDVLREGRRRQGRTLRDVSASAAVSLGYLSEVERGEKEASSELLASICGALGLPLSEVLGEVSTRIAETEALTAPVPLPIAVASPVASAA, from the coding sequence ATGATCCTGCTGCGACGCGAGCTCGGCGACGTGCTGCGCGAGGGACGCCGCCGGCAGGGCCGCACCCTGCGTGACGTCTCGGCCTCTGCGGCAGTCTCCCTCGGTTACCTCAGTGAGGTCGAGCGCGGAGAGAAGGAAGCCTCGTCCGAGCTGCTCGCCTCCATCTGCGGCGCTCTCGGCCTTCCGCTCTCCGAGGTCCTCGGTGAGGTGTCGACCCGCATCGCGGAGACGGAGGCACTGACCGCCCCCGTGCCGCTGCCGATCGCGGTGGCCTCGCCGGTGGCGTCCGCCGCCTGA
- a CDS encoding dipeptide epimerase → MAGSSVVSVVCLHLSVALHTPFVTALRRTDSCETLVVRVTDSDGVVGWGEAPQVWQVTGESLASAQACVDQMLAPVLVGRDVDDWCEVSATVQRAVARNHGAKAAVDTALHDLVARRAGLPLPQLLARTYAAAAPAGAAPIGLLVSTDVTLSAGSAEDLGEAAAARVADGFSTLKMKIGTDAATDVARVRAVRERVGPHVVVRLDANQGWTRGEAVEVIRALEEADLGVDLVEQPVAGDDVEGLAWVRSRVGLPIMADESLYSVIDLDRILRLGAADLVNVKLAKCGSLAVGALLLERAAGAGLGTLVGTMMESQIGVGAAASLAAALPTSTTNDLDAAWWAARPPFEGGVTYDGPTLTLPDAPGLGVTALRPAAGSTAAGPR, encoded by the coding sequence GTGGCCGGCTCGTCGGTCGTCTCCGTCGTCTGTCTGCATCTCAGCGTCGCCTTGCACACGCCCTTCGTCACGGCGCTTCGCCGCACCGATTCCTGCGAGACCCTGGTCGTGCGGGTCACCGACTCCGACGGGGTCGTCGGGTGGGGTGAGGCCCCGCAGGTGTGGCAGGTCACGGGGGAGTCGCTCGCGTCGGCACAGGCCTGTGTCGACCAGATGCTGGCGCCGGTGCTCGTCGGGCGTGACGTCGACGACTGGTGTGAGGTGTCGGCCACGGTGCAGCGCGCCGTGGCCCGCAACCACGGCGCCAAGGCGGCCGTCGACACCGCCCTGCACGACCTCGTGGCCCGGCGCGCCGGCCTGCCGCTGCCGCAGCTCCTGGCCCGGACGTATGCCGCCGCCGCACCTGCGGGCGCTGCTCCGATCGGGCTGCTGGTGTCGACCGACGTCACCCTGTCGGCCGGGTCGGCGGAGGATCTCGGGGAGGCCGCCGCCGCCCGGGTCGCCGACGGCTTCTCGACCCTGAAGATGAAGATCGGCACCGATGCGGCGACCGACGTGGCCCGGGTGCGGGCCGTGCGTGAGCGGGTCGGCCCCCACGTCGTCGTGCGCCTCGACGCCAACCAGGGCTGGACCCGCGGGGAGGCCGTCGAGGTCATCCGAGCCCTCGAGGAGGCCGACCTCGGCGTCGACCTGGTGGAGCAGCCCGTGGCCGGTGACGACGTCGAGGGTCTGGCCTGGGTGCGCAGCCGCGTGGGCCTGCCGATCATGGCCGACGAGTCGCTCTACTCCGTGATCGACCTCGACCGCATCCTGCGGCTCGGCGCCGCCGACCTGGTCAACGTCAAGCTGGCCAAGTGCGGCTCGCTGGCCGTCGGTGCCCTCCTGCTCGAGCGCGCCGCGGGAGCAGGGCTCGGCACCCTGGTGGGCACGATGATGGAGAGCCAGATCGGGGTCGGCGCGGCTGCCAGCCTGGCGGCGGCGCTGCCTACCTCCACCACGAACGACCTCGACGCCGCGTGGTGGGCGGCCCGCCCGCCCTTCGAGGGCGGAGTGACGTACGACGGCCCGACCCTCACCCTGCCCGACGCCCCCGGCCTGGGCGTGACGGCGTTGCGTCCGGCGGCTGGTTCGACCGCAGCGGGCCCACGGTGA
- a CDS encoding DNA-formamidopyrimidine glycosylase family protein: MPEGDTVYRTADRLDRALRGAPLTMTDLRWPELSTIDLVGRHTLEVVPRGKNILQRVEGGVTIHSHLRMEGQWRIEHPDSPGARRLGNPQIRAVMATTTWTALGLRLGDLHVVPTDQEHTLVGHLGPDVLGPDWDPEEAARRLRASPMTIGAALLDQRNLAGVGTMYAAEALFLERLPPWSPADELDPERVASLVARAHRLLDRGKEGAVQVTTGRGRRGEWHYVHARSGQPCQRCGTTVRVAMIGQAPRERTMFYCPSCQGGIGPSDDGRAQRPLGSGGGKQRTTYRPRR; this comes from the coding sequence GTGCCCGAGGGTGACACCGTCTACCGCACCGCCGACCGACTCGACCGAGCGCTGCGTGGAGCACCGCTGACGATGACCGACCTGCGGTGGCCCGAGCTGTCGACGATCGACCTCGTCGGTCGGCACACGCTCGAGGTCGTGCCCCGGGGCAAGAACATCCTGCAGCGCGTCGAGGGCGGGGTCACGATCCACTCCCACCTGCGGATGGAAGGGCAGTGGCGGATCGAGCACCCTGACTCGCCCGGCGCCCGGCGCTTGGGCAACCCCCAGATCCGCGCAGTGATGGCGACCACCACCTGGACCGCGCTCGGGCTGCGCCTGGGCGACCTGCACGTCGTGCCGACCGACCAGGAGCACACGCTGGTGGGACACCTCGGGCCTGACGTGCTCGGTCCCGACTGGGACCCCGAGGAGGCCGCCCGACGCCTGCGGGCGAGCCCGATGACCATCGGCGCCGCCCTGCTCGACCAGCGCAACCTCGCCGGCGTCGGCACGATGTATGCCGCCGAGGCACTCTTCCTCGAGCGCCTCCCCCCGTGGTCACCGGCCGACGAGCTGGACCCCGAACGCGTCGCCTCGCTCGTCGCCCGCGCCCACCGCCTGCTCGACCGGGGCAAGGAGGGCGCCGTCCAGGTCACCACCGGTCGCGGCAGGCGTGGTGAGTGGCACTACGTGCACGCGCGTTCCGGCCAGCCGTGCCAGCGCTGCGGGACGACGGTCCGGGTCGCCATGATCGGCCAGGCCCCGCGCGAGCGCACGATGTTCTACTGCCCGAGCTGCCAGGGTGGGATCGGACCCAGCGACGACGGCCGGGCGCAGCGCCCCCTCGGTTCGGGTGGCGGCAAGCAGCGCACGACCTACCGCCCCCGCCGATGA
- a CDS encoding ATP-dependent helicase yields the protein MAADVLDRFSPATSAWFRGSFSTPTAAQAGAWEAISSGHHALVVAPTGSGKTLSAFLWAIDRLASTPPPEERLERCRVLYISPLKALAVDVERNLRSPLVGIGHAADRLGETMSPIAVGVRSGDTSAQERRAIARTPPDILITTPESLFLMLTSKAREALAGVETVILDEVHAVAGTKRGAHLALSLERLDALLPKPAQRVGLSATVRPVEEVARFLAGGRPVEVVQPESTKQWDLEVVVPLADMSALGEVVEQDLSGPAAGQQQRASIWPHVEERIVDLVSQHRSTLVFANSRRLAERLTSRLNEIWEGRVEEATLSSSDAEPVSTGRRTPAQTMAQAGTSSGAPPLLARAHHGSVSKEQRADIENALKAGQLPAVVATSSLELGIDMGAVDLVIQVESPPSVASGLQRVGRAGHQVGAVSRGVVFPKFRGDLVQTAVVVERMRAGSIEALAVTANPLDVLAQQVVAMCALDDWAVDDLEKLVRGAAPFASLPRSVLESVLDMLAGRYPSDEFAELRPRVVWDRVTGVLSGRRGAQRLAVTSGGTIPDRGLYGVFLAGSEGAGRRVGELDEEMVYESRIGDVFTLGTSSWRIEDITHDRVLVSPAPGVPGKLPFWKGDTLGRPTELGEAVGRFVREVGGLSPEKARERVGRAGLDEWATDNLLAYLGEQKEATRHLPSDRTIVVERFRDELGDWRIAVLSPYGAPVHAPWALCVSARMRERFGVDVQAMHGDDGIVFRLPDLEFDEITAGDDDDLGSERSRRRSGSKVGDELMSLILLEPDEVHDLVTEQIGGSALFASRFRECAARALLLPRRRPDRRQALWQQRQRSAQLLEVASQYPSFPIILEAVRECVQDVFDVPGLTELMRRIGSREVTLVDVETASPSPFARSLTFGYVAQFIYEGDSPLAERRAAALSLDPTLLAELLGRGDGLSLRDLLDPEAVARTEAELQRLDDSRRCRDAEDVVDLLRALGPLTHDAILTRCEDGTTARTVGEWLVDLEVTRQLIRVRIGGDERWAAVEDASRLRDALGSSLPVGVPDVFLQPVPDPLGDLVARYARTHGPFPVADVAAWLGLGTAVVRDALRRLVSTGRLVEGALRPDPTGAGAGGIDYCDAGVLRTLRRRSLAALRAEVEPVTGTDLARFLPSWQGVGGQLRGLEGLVRAVEQLGGAVVPASALETLVLPGRVAGYAPGMLDELTSSGDVVWRGHGSLPGDDGWVSLHVADLAPLTMPAPDESRELGDLHHAVLDALAGGGAYFFRSLSDAVGSTDDEGLAQVLWDLVWSGRLTNDTLTPLRALLGGGRTAHKRRQVGPRRGRYAGRAGALGGMGGARSGLARPSLPARVGPPSAAGRWSLLPPVEPDATLVAYATAEVLLDRYGVLTRGSVMAESVPGGFAAVYRVMAAAEESGRVRRGYFVEGLGAAQFASSGAVDRLRAQARSIGDTGRERDEAPAVVLAACDPANPYGAALTWPDRTTSPLDPDTGDATTTVTALRAPGGTGGTGKADRSAPRGHQPGRKAGSLVVLVDGDLVLYVERGGKTLLTWTDEPSALQRAADALALSVREGALGRLTVEKTDGAQVLGSGHPLADALARAGFHATPRGLRLRR from the coding sequence ATGGCAGCTGACGTCCTCGACCGCTTCTCCCCCGCCACCTCCGCATGGTTCCGGGGGTCCTTCAGCACGCCCACCGCTGCACAGGCCGGGGCGTGGGAGGCCATCAGCTCGGGTCATCACGCACTCGTCGTGGCCCCCACGGGGTCGGGCAAGACCCTGTCGGCCTTCCTCTGGGCCATCGACCGCCTGGCCAGCACGCCCCCGCCCGAGGAGCGCCTCGAGCGCTGTCGGGTGCTCTACATCTCCCCGCTCAAGGCCCTCGCGGTCGACGTCGAGCGCAACCTGCGCAGCCCCCTCGTCGGCATCGGGCACGCCGCCGACCGCCTGGGCGAGACGATGTCGCCGATCGCCGTCGGCGTCCGGTCAGGTGACACCAGCGCCCAGGAGCGGCGGGCGATCGCGCGCACGCCCCCCGACATCCTCATCACGACTCCCGAGTCGCTGTTCCTCATGCTCACGTCCAAGGCGCGGGAGGCCCTCGCCGGGGTCGAGACGGTCATCCTCGACGAGGTCCACGCCGTCGCCGGCACCAAGCGCGGGGCCCACCTGGCGCTCAGCCTCGAGCGGCTCGACGCCCTCCTGCCCAAGCCGGCGCAGCGGGTCGGCCTGTCGGCGACCGTCCGCCCGGTCGAGGAGGTCGCCCGGTTCCTCGCGGGCGGTCGCCCGGTCGAGGTCGTCCAGCCCGAGTCGACCAAGCAGTGGGACCTCGAGGTGGTCGTCCCCCTGGCCGACATGTCGGCCCTCGGCGAGGTCGTCGAGCAGGACCTCAGCGGGCCGGCCGCCGGTCAGCAGCAGCGGGCCTCGATCTGGCCCCACGTCGAGGAGCGCATCGTCGACCTCGTCTCCCAGCACCGTTCGACGCTGGTCTTCGCCAACTCGCGCCGGCTCGCCGAGCGCCTCACCTCCCGGCTCAACGAGATCTGGGAGGGGCGGGTCGAGGAGGCGACCCTCAGTTCGTCAGACGCCGAACCGGTGTCCACCGGTCGCCGCACCCCCGCGCAGACGATGGCGCAGGCCGGGACGTCGTCCGGGGCGCCACCGCTGCTGGCCAGGGCCCACCACGGCTCGGTCAGCAAGGAGCAGCGAGCCGACATCGAGAACGCCCTCAAGGCCGGCCAGCTGCCTGCCGTCGTCGCCACCAGCAGCCTCGAGCTCGGCATCGACATGGGCGCCGTGGACCTCGTCATCCAGGTCGAGTCACCCCCGAGCGTGGCCAGCGGCCTGCAGCGCGTCGGCCGAGCGGGGCACCAGGTGGGCGCGGTCTCGCGGGGGGTCGTCTTCCCCAAGTTCCGCGGAGACCTCGTGCAGACCGCCGTCGTGGTCGAGCGGATGCGGGCTGGGAGCATCGAGGCTCTCGCCGTCACGGCCAACCCGCTCGACGTGCTCGCCCAGCAGGTCGTGGCCATGTGCGCCCTCGACGACTGGGCCGTCGACGACCTCGAGAAGCTGGTCCGCGGCGCCGCGCCCTTCGCCTCGCTGCCCCGGTCGGTGCTCGAGTCGGTGCTCGACATGCTCGCCGGACGCTACCCCTCCGACGAGTTCGCCGAGCTGCGCCCGCGCGTGGTCTGGGACCGGGTCACCGGGGTGCTCTCCGGGCGCCGAGGGGCCCAGCGCCTCGCCGTCACCTCCGGCGGCACCATCCCCGACCGCGGTCTGTACGGCGTCTTCCTCGCCGGCTCCGAGGGCGCCGGTCGGCGGGTGGGAGAGCTCGACGAGGAGATGGTCTACGAGTCGCGCATCGGTGACGTCTTCACCCTCGGCACCTCGAGCTGGCGCATCGAGGACATCACCCACGACCGCGTCCTGGTCTCCCCCGCCCCCGGCGTGCCGGGCAAGCTGCCGTTCTGGAAGGGCGACACCCTCGGCCGCCCGACCGAGCTCGGGGAGGCGGTCGGGCGCTTCGTCCGGGAGGTCGGTGGCCTGTCTCCCGAGAAGGCGCGGGAGCGGGTAGGCCGGGCCGGGCTCGACGAGTGGGCCACCGACAACCTGCTCGCCTACCTCGGCGAGCAGAAGGAGGCGACCCGCCACCTGCCGAGCGACCGGACGATCGTGGTCGAGCGCTTCCGCGACGAGCTGGGTGACTGGCGCATCGCGGTCCTCTCGCCCTACGGCGCGCCGGTTCACGCCCCATGGGCCCTGTGCGTCTCCGCGCGGATGCGCGAGCGGTTCGGGGTCGACGTGCAGGCCATGCACGGTGACGACGGCATCGTCTTCCGCCTGCCCGACCTCGAGTTCGACGAGATCACCGCCGGAGACGACGACGACCTCGGATCCGAGCGCTCGCGCCGCCGCTCCGGCTCCAAGGTGGGTGACGAGCTGATGTCGCTGATCCTGCTCGAGCCCGACGAGGTGCACGACCTCGTCACCGAGCAGATCGGTGGCTCAGCCCTCTTCGCCTCCCGTTTCCGTGAGTGCGCAGCGCGGGCCCTGCTGCTCCCGCGCCGACGCCCCGACCGGCGTCAGGCCCTGTGGCAGCAGCGTCAGCGCTCGGCCCAGCTGCTCGAGGTCGCCAGCCAGTACCCCTCCTTCCCGATCATCCTCGAGGCCGTGCGCGAGTGCGTCCAGGACGTCTTCGACGTGCCCGGTCTCACCGAGCTCATGCGCCGGATCGGGTCGCGCGAGGTGACGCTGGTCGATGTCGAGACCGCGAGCCCGTCCCCCTTCGCCCGGTCGCTGACCTTCGGCTACGTCGCGCAGTTCATCTACGAGGGAGACTCGCCCCTGGCCGAGCGTCGCGCCGCCGCGCTGTCGCTCGACCCGACGCTGCTCGCCGAGCTGCTCGGCCGCGGAGACGGCCTCTCCCTGCGCGACCTGCTCGACCCCGAGGCCGTCGCCCGCACCGAGGCCGAGCTGCAGAGGCTCGACGACAGCCGTCGTTGCCGTGACGCCGAAGACGTGGTCGACCTGCTGCGGGCGCTCGGGCCCCTCACGCACGACGCGATCCTCACCCGCTGCGAGGACGGCACCACAGCCCGCACGGTGGGCGAGTGGCTGGTCGACCTCGAGGTGACCCGCCAGCTCATCCGGGTGCGGATCGGCGGGGACGAGCGGTGGGCGGCGGTCGAGGACGCCTCCCGGCTGCGCGACGCCCTCGGCTCGTCGTTGCCCGTCGGTGTCCCCGACGTGTTCCTCCAACCGGTGCCCGACCCCCTCGGTGACCTCGTCGCCCGTTACGCCCGCACCCACGGCCCGTTCCCGGTCGCCGACGTCGCCGCCTGGCTGGGCCTGGGCACCGCTGTCGTCAGGGACGCCCTGCGTCGACTCGTCTCGACCGGGCGGCTGGTCGAGGGAGCCCTGCGCCCCGACCCCACGGGCGCGGGCGCGGGGGGTATCGACTACTGCGACGCCGGCGTCCTGCGGACCCTGCGGCGACGGTCGCTCGCGGCGCTGCGCGCCGAGGTCGAGCCGGTCACCGGCACCGACCTCGCCCGCTTCCTGCCCTCGTGGCAGGGCGTCGGCGGTCAGCTGCGGGGCCTCGAGGGCCTCGTCAGGGCGGTCGAGCAGCTCGGCGGGGCCGTCGTCCCCGCGAGCGCCCTCGAGACGCTCGTCCTGCCCGGCCGCGTCGCCGGATACGCCCCGGGCATGCTCGACGAGCTCACCTCCAGCGGTGACGTGGTCTGGCGCGGCCACGGCTCGCTCCCCGGCGACGACGGGTGGGTCTCGCTTCACGTCGCCGACCTCGCCCCGCTGACCATGCCTGCTCCGGACGAGTCACGCGAGCTCGGCGACCTGCACCACGCGGTGCTCGACGCCCTCGCCGGTGGGGGCGCCTACTTCTTCCGCTCCCTGTCCGACGCCGTGGGCAGCACCGACGACGAAGGGCTGGCTCAGGTGCTGTGGGACCTCGTCTGGTCGGGTCGCCTGACCAACGACACGCTGACGCCGCTGAGGGCCCTGCTCGGTGGCGGGCGCACCGCCCACAAGCGCCGCCAGGTCGGGCCCCGACGCGGCCGGTATGCCGGGCGCGCCGGTGCCCTCGGTGGCATGGGCGGTGCCCGGTCAGGGCTCGCCCGGCCGTCGCTGCCCGCCCGGGTCGGCCCACCGTCTGCGGCGGGTCGGTGGTCGTTGCTCCCGCCGGTCGAGCCCGACGCGACCCTCGTCGCCTACGCGACGGCCGAGGTGCTGCTCGACCGCTACGGCGTCCTCACCCGCGGCTCGGTCATGGCGGAGTCGGTGCCCGGTGGCTTCGCCGCCGTCTACCGGGTGATGGCAGCGGCCGAGGAGTCCGGCCGGGTGCGCCGGGGGTACTTCGTCGAGGGGCTCGGTGCTGCGCAGTTCGCCTCCAGCGGTGCCGTCGACCGGCTGCGGGCGCAGGCTCGCTCGATCGGTGACACCGGCCGCGAGCGAGACGAGGCGCCCGCGGTCGTCCTGGCCGCCTGCGACCCCGCGAACCCCTACGGCGCCGCCCTCACCTGGCCCGACCGCACCACGTCCCCCCTCGACCCCGACACCGGCGACGCGACGACCACCGTCACGGCCCTGAGGGCTCCCGGCGGCACCGGTGGCACCGGCAAGGCCGACAGGAGTGCCCCCCGCGGCCACCAACCAGGCCGCAAGGCCGGTTCGCTCGTCGTGCTCGTCGATGGTGACCTGGTGCTCTACGTCGAGCGCGGGGGCAAGACGCTGCTGACGTGGACCGACGAGCCGTCGGCCCTGCAACGAGCCGCGGACGCGCTGGCCCTGTCAGTCCGTGAGGGTGCGCTGGGCCGGCTCACGGTCGAGAAGACCGACGGGGCGCAGGTGCTCGGCTCCGGCCACCCGCTGGCCGACGCGCTGGCCCGCGCGGGGTTCCACGCCACGCCCCGAGGGCTCCGGTTGCGCCGATGA
- a CDS encoding DUF3046 domain-containing protein gives MRLSVFWTLMDDEFGSSYSRSLAHDHTLLALGDRTVDEAIEAGIPAREVWEAVCDAMDVAAEHRLGREPQRPKRR, from the coding sequence ATGCGGCTGAGCGTGTTCTGGACCCTGATGGACGACGAGTTCGGGTCGTCGTATTCCAGGTCACTCGCCCACGACCACACGCTGCTCGCCCTCGGCGACCGCACGGTCGACGAGGCGATCGAGGCGGGCATCCCGGCCCGTGAGGTCTGGGAGGCCGTGTGCGACGCGATGGACGTGGCGGCGGAGCACCGTCTCGGTCGGGAGCCCCAGAGGCCGAAGCGACGCTGA
- the recA gene encoding recombinase RecA yields the protein MAVKTPDRDQAIATVLGQIEKQHGKGAVMRLGDDIRPPIEVIPTGSIALDVALGIGGLPRGRVVEIYGPESSGKTTVALHAVASAQKAGGIAAFIDAEHALDPEYAKKLGVDTDALLVSQPDTGEQALEIADMLIRSGAIDIIVIDSVAALVPRAEIEGEMGDSHVGLQARLMSQALRKITGALNNTGTTAIFINQLREKIGVMFGSPETTTGGKALKFYASVRLDVRRIETLKDGSDAVGNRTRVKVVKNKVSPPFKQAEFDIIYGHGISREGGLIDMGVEQGFVRKAGAWYTYEGDQLGQGKENARTFLKDNPDLSDEIEKKIKEKLGIGPQVDKPAVADVPVDF from the coding sequence ATGGCGGTCAAGACGCCCGATCGTGACCAGGCGATCGCAACGGTTCTCGGTCAGATCGAGAAGCAGCACGGCAAGGGCGCGGTCATGCGTCTCGGTGACGACATCCGGCCGCCGATCGAGGTGATCCCCACGGGGTCGATCGCCCTCGACGTCGCGCTCGGTATCGGTGGGCTCCCTCGTGGGCGTGTCGTCGAGATCTACGGCCCGGAGTCCAGCGGTAAGACCACCGTGGCCCTCCACGCGGTGGCCAGCGCCCAGAAGGCCGGCGGGATCGCCGCCTTCATCGACGCAGAGCACGCCCTCGACCCGGAGTACGCGAAGAAGCTCGGTGTCGACACCGACGCCCTGCTGGTCTCCCAGCCCGACACGGGTGAGCAGGCGCTCGAGATCGCCGACATGCTCATCCGGTCCGGCGCCATCGACATCATCGTCATCGACTCGGTGGCGGCCCTCGTGCCCCGCGCCGAGATCGAGGGCGAGATGGGGGACAGTCACGTCGGCCTGCAGGCCCGCCTCATGTCGCAGGCCCTGCGCAAGATCACCGGCGCCCTCAACAACACCGGCACCACGGCGATCTTCATCAACCAGCTGCGCGAGAAGATCGGCGTGATGTTCGGCTCGCCCGAGACCACGACCGGTGGCAAGGCGCTGAAGTTCTACGCCTCGGTCCGGCTCGACGTGCGTCGCATCGAGACGCTGAAGGACGGCTCCGACGCCGTCGGCAACCGCACCCGGGTCAAGGTCGTCAAGAACAAGGTCTCCCCACCGTTCAAGCAGGCCGAGTTCGACATCATCTACGGCCACGGCATCTCCCGTGAGGGGGGCCTGATCGACATGGGCGTCGAGCAGGGCTTCGTGCGCAAGGCCGGCGCCTGGTACACGTACGAGGGTGACCAGCTCGGGCAGGGCAAGGAGAATGCCCGCACGTTCCTCAAGGACAACCCCGACCTGTCTGACGAGATCGAGAAGAAGATCAAGGAGAAGCTCGGCATCGGGCCGCAGGTCGACAAGCCGGCGGTCGCCGACGTCCCGGTCGACTTCTGA